One Podarcis raffonei isolate rPodRaf1 chromosome 3, rPodRaf1.pri, whole genome shotgun sequence genomic region harbors:
- the AKAP12 gene encoding A-kinase anchor protein 12 isoform X3, with protein MLGTITLTVGQRETANVILKEEPAENMETKPAESPGKSNIDVEQKDAEDADQQLPSEEEKVEEQAEPSESPSANDVGFKKVFKFVGFKFTVRKEKTEKAEPVQLLNVKADEIEVLSEGAGDCKEIRLDTVEEETQSEVPYPVEKAEQETQTEQTKEEISPEKVTESPVEAGSKETEIKSDGSKSPESPTSPLTNETASPLRKFFTQGWTGFRKRTSFRKPKEEQQATEREMQEQEKRVIKEEATPTEESEKEKPIPEKEKAEVSIEASDAIVEREETKMIDVSTETHKEEAVAAFEQPSPQMSAESVDIEPSKSLNKIDLEENLEPAQKCQMALEHSPLASSEKKSELAAPLATEVFEEKTDQSAPTSPMPIETPEEHFEIVEAISELKAPLATENFDDRPTEICTDVSTTVEKKEPKPTEKSKLVLEQFVETDVEIKGQTTDEQLKVKESLVELVNEPLKQTEPSSGDSATIKPLEVITNEVELLSSQERAKIQGSPLKKLFTSSSLKKLSAKKHKGKREEAKLGEAAEQAQQLSDSAESPEDPRAESSASSPEETTESVGKVTDAAQTTETEDGSTSDMERKRDIVTPWASFKKMVTPKKRVRRLSESDKEEELEKAKTATLSSTESASCEEQDDIKENAEEQKLEKSIDEPKRKVDTSVSWEALICVGSSKKRTRKSSTSDEEVGQRLAQEGQKIDENGPNKETAPSMTITSSQESDHGQGGFSPEQAGSPSEGEGVSTWESFKRLVTPRRKSKTKMEERNEESSTAPSLEHYTSDGESGKEESWVSFKKLMPGRRKKKSDGIPEHAPVQEAGEEMTEIHEDDSDIPAVVPLSEYDAAEQEKFEAQKAKQDDLTKKTSDQSESTLIIEQSNEGLVHAVTVTMVEGERAVTSIEERSPSWISAAVTESIERAKEDEEKHIDQISETGIVEEMVVVTKVMPEIQKEISGDTLTSEAITAREETSGVEETAEVSCAEETTEMVSAVSRLTESPDTTEIVTPVQEVEESQQNLEELNKQTQEILQEVAERVKLSSEAQETILPEKIEKTGQETTIIFQEAEPPSKEEPEKTDIQVSESSQSQDEAKESSSKEALEKSNDICVEVKESSKETVSLDKTDESHDSKIEQEIVQEIIEKQTAEEEGFVIITVTPEEGPEVNVGDLVKEAETNLKDAVEGGIIDTGRAVDELAKISHEEKRQFSQKLEQVVNTIPDLEAKLVTAADEVKAPVQKEIKEAEPPCAEVFVLEAPIQSKITEVPVQNAVTEVSDLGMAKHATLGLLPGSTENVVVEACIQNKDTEVSVVTETHVQKVEPKGQLQKPETNISMVNEKLEPLHAETVEEDLPTRKVEVEVHKQNAETETHKQSVETDGHVKEVEMKFLEERVEAEKAELKEDLELPTKAEAVSPSEKEVEEHIKETEAQISTEKAHAKLEAVPCTEKVDVKADVEKVEVEISKTQMEVQTSTDKGESEAPSEIMKVEDPIEKTKAAAEESNASVCVEAITVKPDVKVEAEVPAEKAETVASSDQPDEKLDMETPAEEVDIESAVEIAKEKSQVKVPAKKLGAEDSAKKAKVTSSVEKAEGDIILKEKTEAPIEKAVIKAGVEVFAEKEDAKVEVKSPSEKVHKEVFSEQSEEIVEAETTATKQPEVKEILKNVENEVSFNSEVEDTSDSLATSVEIIYDKASVISDKTEAPGQREMQDVSLSLELKCFDAVVTEELSKNEVKDDSPLVKTSTEQAVAERSVERGLVEVSTPDQNAVDAIQKDVTDASHTLKLEGAEGIAVDVPKSNELKDVTLVTATEGSVQNEKEDALIVGSKHTEAELTEDSTVKSEATVDLVKKEVENRELTTEAKFTGIVATEAVKTKVGDTLISDSGALSDVISEKKESSVTEGSEAGINGVCVQSEVCPRKLPLETVLPLPQSATVSDSSERRQALSEKVLVTETEKSTGKIELAGADALCAAPVQQEMFTEQQEVITTDIPEAQSFGVHKSSVTVTAATAEEQVVAENVTVMETLTENLQSLLEEPKETTFKTVQQVSFVQPGLAALGPDKDTVSWSGKANSVVEEVVLAAVTCTKDDLIQKSVLDSSPEMKLQRLESSQEGGKKTPPERSPSLTHIEFQKDVVQSVTIESQSTKIVLKIIQNAVDTLEQTEELPSVSKQQSEPFLKGVNKSEIQESLQTGQILPVKGRGEKDLEIQPSAIILTQSAENQEAFKVAEEMPFASDKSEDAKVKLMLQPDERSGAVTTLAQDPQSLNEIVKEIKQETDFQKENGEPKLHSAGDTATPTEIQRPAVEDTASGDLPKESLEVAQPRLMDVEAGQTVQIQQQFIEQQTPMKNKDDQSQSTGFVETYTEKDVNNQDYTISESPQLSLELTES; from the exons ATGCTGGGAACTATCACTCTAACAG TTGGACAAAGAGAAACTGCAAATGTGATTCTAAAAGAAGAGCCAGCTGAAAATATGGAGACCAAGCCAGCAGAATCACCTGGTAAATCTAACATAGATGTGGAACAGAAAGATGCAGAAGATGCTGATCAGCAATTGccatcagaagaagaaaaagtggaaGAGCAGGCAGAACCTAGTGAATCTCCATCAGCAAATGATGTTggatttaaaaaagtttttaagtTTGTTGGATTCAAatttactgtcagaaaggaaaAGACTGAAAAAGCAGAACCTGTTCAGTTGCTGAATGTGAAAGCAGATGAGATAGAAGTGCTATCGGAAGGAGCTGGAGATTGTAAAGAAATCAGGCTAGATACAGTGGAGGAGGAAACACAAAGTGAGGTGCCCTACCCTGTAGAAAAGGCTGAGCAAGAAACTCAGACTGAGCAGACAAAAGAAGAAATTTCTCCTGAAAAGGTAACAGAAAGTCCTGTTGAAGCAGGAAGCAAGGAGACAGAGATTAAAAGTGATGGTAGCAAGTCTCCAGAGTCTCCAACAAGTCCATTAACTAATGAAACAGCATCACCCCTAAGAAAGTTCTTTACCCAGGGTTGGACTGGGTTTAGGAAAAGGACAAGTTTCAGGAAACCTAAAGAAGAACAGCAAGCCACTGAGAGAGAAATGCAGGAGCAAGAAAAAAGAGTGATAAAAGAGGAAGCCACTCCCACTGAAgaatcagaaaaagaaaaacccatacCAGAAAAAGAGAAGGCAGAAGTGTCTATAGAAGCCAGTGATGCTATAGTAGAAAGAGAAGAAACAAAAATGATAGATGTCTCAACAGAAACACATAAGGAGGAAGCTGTTGCTGCCTTTGAACAGCCATCACCACAAATGTCTGCTGAAAGTGTAGACATAGAACCCAGTAAAAGCTTGAATAAAATCGACTTGGAGGAGAACTTGGAACCTGCACAAAAATGTCAAATGGCCCTGGAGCATAGCCCTCTTGCATCATCTGAGAAAAAATCTGAACTAGCAGCTCCTTTGGCAACTGAAGTATTTGAAGAAAAAACAGATCAGTCTGCACCAACTTCTCCAATGCCTATAGAAACGCCTGAGGAGCATTTTGAAATAGTTGAAGCCATATCTGAACTGAAGGCTCCTCTGGCAACGGAAAATTTTGATGACAGACCCACAGAGATATGCACTGATGTTAGCACTACTGTGGAGAAGAAAGAACCAAAACCAACTGAAAAATCAAAACTTGTTCTTGAACAGTTCGTTGAAACTGATGTTGAGATTAAAGGACAAACCACTGATGAACAGCTAAAAGTCAAAGAAAGCTTGGTTGAACTAGTAAATGAGCCACTCAAGCAAACTGAACCAAGCAGTGGAGATTCAGCAACAATCAAACCTCTAGAAGTCATTACAAATGAAGTTGAATTACTTTCATCTCAAGAAAGAGCCAAGATACAAGGCAGCCCCCTGAAAAAGCTTTTTACAAGTTCAAGCTTAAAGAAGTTGTCAGCAAAGAAAcataaaggaaaaagagaagaagctAAGCTAGGGGAAGCAGCAGAACAAGCACAGCAGTTGTCTGATTCTGCAGAAAGTCCAGAAGATCCAAGAGCAGAAAGCTCTGCTTCTTCCCCTGAAGAAACAACAGAATCTGTAGGAAAAGTTACAGATGCAGCACAGACCACTGAAACGGAAGATGGTTCTACTTCAGATATGGAGAGGAAAAGAGACATTGTTACACCTTGggcatcatttaaaaaaatggtgaCTCCTAAGAAACGGGTCAGGAGGCTTTCTGAAAGTGATAAGGAAGAAGAACTTGAGAAGGCAAAGACTGCTACTCTATCTTCAACTGAAAGTGCATCTTGTGAAGAGCAGGATGATATAAAAGAAAATGCCGAGGAACAGAAATTAGAAAAAAGCATAGATGAGCCCAAGAGAAAGGTTGATACTTCTGTATCATGGGAAGCCTTAATTTGTGTAGGTTCATCTAAGAAAAGAACCAGAAAATCATCAACTTCTGATGAAGAGGTAGGACAAAGACTTGCTCAAGAAGGACAGAAAATAGATGAGAATGGGCCCAATAAAGAAACAGCACCAAGCATGACCATTACTAGCTCACAAGAAAGTGATCATGGACAAGGAGGTTTTTCACCAGAACAAGCTGGAAGCCCATCTGAAGGTGAGGGAGTTTCAACATGGGAGTCATTTAAAAGACTAGTAACCCCAAGAAGAAAATCTAAAACAAAAATGGAAGAGAGAAATGAAGAATCTTCCACAGCTCCAAGTTTAGAACATTATACTTCAGATGGAGAGTCTGGAAAAGAAGAATCATGGGTTTCATTTAAAAAACTAATGCCTGGTCGTAGGAAGAAGAAGTCAGATGGAATACCAGAACATGCTCCTGTTCAGGAAGCTGGAGAAGAAATGACTGAAATCCATGAGGACGACTCTGATATTCCAGCCGTTGTTCCTTTATCAGAGTATGATGCTGCTGAACAAGAGAAGTTTGAAGCTCAAAAGGCAAAACAAGATGATTTAACTAAGAAAACTTCAGACCAGTCAGAAAGTACTTTGATTATTGAGCAGTCCAATGAAGGACTAGTTCACGCAGTTACTGTCACAATGGTAGAAGGAGAGAGAGCAGTTACAAGTATTGAAGAAAGATCACCATCTTGGATATCGGCTGCTGTGACAGAGTCCATTGAACGTGCAAAGGAAGATGAAGAGAAACATATTGATCAGATCTCTGAAACTGGAATTGTGGAAGAAATGGTGGTGGTTACTAAAGTCATGCCAGAAATTCAAAAGGAGATTAGCGGTGACACTCTAACCTCAGAAGCAATCACAGCTAGAGAAGAAACTTCAGGTGTTGAAGAAACAGCTGAAGTATCCTGTGCTGAAGAGACAACGGAAATGGTTTCAGCAGTTTCAAGGCTAACTGAGTCCCCTGATACAACAGAAATAGTAACACCTGTGCAGGAGGTAGAGGAAAGCCAGCAAAACCTAGAAgaactaaataaacaaacacaggaAATTCTGCAAGAAGTTGCTGAAAGAGTTAAATTGTCCAGCGAAGCACAGGAAACAATTCTGCCTGAGAAAATAGAGAAAACAGGGCAAGAAACTACTATCATATTTCAAGAGGCAGAACCACCCTCAAAGGAAGAACCAGAGAAGACAGATATCCAAGTTAGTGAAAGTAGTCAAAGTCAAGATGAAGCTAAAGAAAGTAGTTCGAAGGAAGCGTTGGAGAAGAGTAATGACATTTGTGTAGAGGTGAAGGAAAGCTCGAAAGAAACTGTTAGCTTGGATAAGACTGATGAGAGTCATGATTCAAAGATTGAACAAGAAATTGTTCAAGAAATCATTGAAAAACAGACTGCTGAAGAGGAAGGATTTGTCATTATCACAGTAACCCCTGAAGAAGGGCCAGAAGTAAATGTTGGTGACTTGGTAAAGGAAGCCGAAACAAATTTAAAAGATGCAGTTGAAGGTGGGATTATAGATACTGGTCGAGCAGTTGATGAATTGGCAAAAATATCCCATGAAGAGAAGCGTCAGTTCTCCCAGAAACTCGAACAAGTGGTGAACACCATACCTGACTTGGAAGCTAAATTAGTAACTGCTGCAGATGAGGTAAAAGCCCCTgtgcaaaaagaaataaaagaagctgaGCCTCCCTGTGCTGAAGTTTTTGTGCTTGAGGCACCCATCCAGAGCAAGATAACTGAAGTTCCAGTGCAGAATGCAGTAACTGAAGTCAGTGACCTAGGTATGGCCAAACATGCCACACTTGGCTTACTACCAGGAAGCACAGAGAATGTTGTAGTTGAGGCCTGCATCCAGAACAAAGATACAGAGGTTTCTGTGGTAACTGAGACCCACGTACAGAAGGTGGAACCCAAGGGCCAACTGCAGAAACCAGAAACCAATATTTCTATGGTAAATGAGAAACTTGAACCTCTCCATGCTGAGACTGTAGAAGAAGACTTGCCCACAAGAAAGGTGGAAGTGGAGGTCCACAAGCAGAATGCAGAGACTGAGACCCATAAGCAGAGTGTAGAAACAGATGGCCATGTCAAAGAGGTGGAAATGAAGTTCCTCGAAGAGAGGGTAGAAGCAGAGAAGGCAGAATTAAAGGAGGACTTGGAGCTTCCCACAAAGGCAGAAGCAGTGTCCCCCTCAGAAAAAGAAGTGGAGGAACATATAAAAGAGACAGAAGCACAGATCTCTACAGAAAAGGCACATGCAAAGTTGGAGGCAGTTCCCTGCACAGAGAAAGTAGATGTGAAGGCAGATGTAGAAAAGGTGGAAGTTGAGATTTCCAAAACACAGATGGAAGTGCAGACCTCCACGGACAAGGGGGAATCAGAGGCTCCCTCAGAGATTATGAAAGTGGAGGACCCTATAGAAAAGACAAAAGCTGCAGCAGAAGAATCAAATGCATCTGTTTGTGTGGAGGCCATCACAGTGAAGCCAGATGTGAAGGTGGAAGCAGAAGTGCCTGCAGAGAAGGCAGAAACAGTGGCCTCATCAGATCAGCCAGATGAAAAGCTAGATATGGAAACTCCTGCAGAGGAGGTGGATATAGAGTCTGCTGTAGAGATTGCCAAGGAAAAGAGTCAAGTGAAGGTTCCTGCAAAGAAGTTGGGTGCAGAGGACTCCGCAAAGAAGGCAAAAGTGACATCCTCTGTAGAAAAAGCAGAAGGTGATATTATTCTTAAAGAGAAAACAGAAGCCCCCATAGAGAAGGCAGTCATCAAGGCTGGTGTGGAGGTCTTTGCAGAGAAGGAGGATGCAAAAGTGGAAGTGAAATCTCCTTCTGAGAAAGTGCATAAGGAGGTCTTTTCAGAACAGTCAGAAGAAATTGTGGAAGCAGAAACCACTGCCACCAAACAGCCAGAGGTAAAAGAGATCCTGAAGAATGTTGAGAATGAGGTCAGTTTCAACTCTGAGGTTGAAGATACTTCAGATTCCCTAGCAACATCCGTTGAGATAATTTATGATAAAGCCTCTGTAATTAGTGACAAGACTGAAGCTCCTGGGCAGAGAGAAATGCAAGATGTTTCCCTTTCCTTAGAATTAAAATGTTTTGATGCAGTTGTTACTGAGGAGCTTTCAAAGAATGAAGTAAAAGATGACTCTCCCCTAGTAAAAACATCAACAGAGCAAGCTGTAGCTGAGAGATCTGTGGAAAGGGGACTAGTTGAAGTCTCCACACCTGATCAAAATGCAGTGGATGCCATCCAGAAGGATGTAACAGATGCCAGCCATACCTTGAAACTGGAAGGCGCAGAAGGAATTGCGGTTGATGTTCCAAAAAGCAATGAACTGAAGGATGTCACACTTGTAACTGCAACTGAAGGATCTGTGCAGAATGAAAAGGAAGATGCACTTATTGTGGGATCAAAACACACTGAGGCTGAGTTAACAGAGGACAGCACTGTGAAAAGTGAGGCAACTGTGGATTTGGTGAAAAAAGAGGTTGAAAACAGAGAGCTAACAACTGAAGCGAAATTCACAGGAATTGTAGCAACTGAAGCAGTAAAGACCAAAGTTGGAGACACCCTCATCTCGGACTCTGGTGCTTTATCAGATGTCATCTCAGAAAAGAAAGAGAGTTCTGTCACAGAAGGCAGTGAAGCAGGTATAAATGGCGTTTGTGTACAGAGTGAAGTGTGTCCTCGTAAATTGCCCTTGGAAACAGTCCTTCCACTTCCACAATCTGCCACAGTTTCAGATAGCTCTGAGAGAAGGCAAGCATTGTCGGAGAAGGTGCTAGtaacagaaacagaaaaatcaACAGGGAAAATTGAACTTGCTGGTGCTGATGCACTTTGTGCAGCTCCAGTGCAGCAAGAAATGTTCACTGAGCAGCAGGAGGTTATCACCACTGACATTCCTGAAGCACAAAGTTTTGGAGTTCATAAATCCTCTGTAACAGTAACAGCTGCAACAGCCGAAGAACAAGTTGTTGCAGAGAATGTCACAGTTATGGAAACATTAACTGAAAACCTGCAGTCTCTCCTAGAGGAGCCAAAAGAAACCACATTCAAAACAGTTCAGCAGGTGAGCTTTGTTCAACCAGGACTTGCGGCTCTAGGTCCTGATAAGGATACAGTGTCATGGTCTGGGAAAGCAAATTCAGTGGTAGAGGAGGTAGTTTTAGCAGCAGTAACATGCACCAAAGATGATTTGATCCAGAAGTCTGTATTGGATTCCAGCCCAGAAATGAAGCTTCAGAGATTAGAATCAAGTCAAGAAGGTGGAAAAAAGACACCTCCAGAAAGAAGCCCCTCTTTAACTCATATAGAATTTCAAAAAGATGTGGTTCAATCGGTGACTATAGAGTCACAGAGTACAAAAATTGTGCTGAAAATCATCCAGAATGCTGTTGATACATTGGAGCAAACAGAAGAGTTGCCATCTGTGTCAAAGCAACAGAGTGAGCCCTTTCTAAAGGGTGTAAATAAATCTGAAATTCAGGAAAGTTTGCAGACTGGCCAGATTCTTCCTGTAAAAGGCAGAGGAGAAAAAGATCTAGAGATCCAGCCATCAGCTATAATTTTAACTCAATCTGCAGAGAATCAAGAGGCCTTCAAAGTGGCAGAAGAAATGCCTTTTGCTTCTGATAAATCTGAAGACGCTAAAGTGAAACTGATGTTGCAGCCAGATGAACGATCAGGTGCTGTGACAACACTAGCACAAGACCCTCAATCTCTGAATGAAATTGTGAAAGAAATTAAGCAAGAGACAGATTTCCAGAAAGAAAATGGTGAACCAAAGCTGCATTCTGCAGGGGATACAGCCACTCCAACAGAGATTCAGAGACCAGCAGTAGAAGATACTGCCTCAGGAGATCTACCCAAAGAGTCACTTGAAGTGGCCCAACCAAGGCTGATGGATGTAGAAGCTGGGCAGACTGTTCAGATCCAACAGCAGTTTATAGAACAACAAACACCTATGAAAAACAAAGATGACCAGAGCCAATCAACAGGATTCGTAGAGACATACACAGAGAAAGATGTAAATAATCAAGACTACACCATCAGTGAGAGTCCACAGCTAAGCTTAGAGCTCACTGAATCCTGA